A region from the Schistocerca serialis cubense isolate TAMUIC-IGC-003099 chromosome 1, iqSchSeri2.2, whole genome shotgun sequence genome encodes:
- the LOC126482236 gene encoding hsp90 co-chaperone Cdc37 translates to MVDYSKWKDIEISDDEDDTHPNIDTPSLFRWRHQARIERMEEQKREKEEIEKSRTANENKLKEIKEKINKSEKNGTENLDQLKVALLQLEKEAEEIKKREEEFKKKEKTTPWNVDTIGKPGFAKTVINTAPKPKREVLSEEEQGKRLKEHIAKYEKLMKNFGMLRRYDDSKRFLQEHPELVSEHTANYLVIWCINLEMEEKHDLMKHVAHQCICIQYMLELAQKLDVDPRACVGSFFSKMEIAEEEYKKSFDDELHSFIERIQVRAAEKLKAALAEAEEEERKARLGPGGLDPLEVLETLPPELKKCFEAQDIKLLQETILKMPEQEAQYHMKRCIDSGLWVPDAKKKESTEKETTASDDQ, encoded by the coding sequence ATGGTTGACTACAGTAAATggaaagacattgaaatatctgatGATGAGGATGATACACATCCTAATATTGATACACCATCATTATTCCGATGGAGGCATCAAGCACGAATAGAACGCATGGAAGAGCAGAAACGAGAAAAGGAAGAAATTGAAAAGAGCAGAAcagcaaatgaaaataaattaaaggaaataaaggagaaaattaaCAAAAGTGAGAAGAATGGGACAGAAAATTTGGATCAACTGAAAGTCGCCCTTCTACAGCTCGAGAAAGAGGCTGAAGAAATAAAGAAACGTGAAGAGGAattcaagaagaaagaaaagacaacTCCATGGAATGTTGATACTATTGGTAAACCTGGATTTGCCAAAACTGTAATAAACACAGCTCCAAAACCAAAACGAGAAGTTTTGTCTGAAGaggagcaaggaaagcgtttgaaaGAACATATTGCGAAGTATGAAAAGTTGATGAAGAATTTTGGAATGCTGCGACGATATGATGACAGCAAGCGTTTTCTGCAGGAGCATCCAGAACTTGTGAGTGAACATACAGCAAATTATTTGGTTATTTGGTGCATAAATTTGGAGATGGAGGAAAAACATGACCTGATGAAGcatgtggctcatcagtgtatttgtatCCAGTACATGTTAGAACTGGCACAAAAACTAGATGTTGATCCAAGAGCATGTGTTGGATCCTTCTTCAGCAAAATGGAAATTGctgaagaagaatataaaaaatcatttGATGATGAACTCCACTCATTCATAGAAAGGATTCAGGTGAGAGCAGCTGAAAAGTTGAAGGCTGCCCTGGCCGAAGCTGAAGAAGAGGAACGTAAAGCAAGACTTGGCCCAGGAGGACTTGATCCACTGGAAGTCCTAGAAACCCTCCCACCAGAACTGAAAAAGTGTTTTGAAGCTCAGGATATAAAACTGCTTCAAGAAACAATTTTGAAGATGCCTGAACAAGAAGCACAGTACCACATGAAACGCTGCATAGATTCTGGCTTGTGGGTTCCAGATGCCAAAAAGAAAGAATCTACAGAAAAAGAAACTACAGCTTCTGATGACCAATAA